The Stratiformator vulcanicus genome has a segment encoding these proteins:
- a CDS encoding DUF1501 domain-containing protein has product MNQPIINQFESHLNAVSRRHFLSSSAMGIGSAALAGLLNESASASNVSTGQFSRDEFGGINGIRDIAPKAKQVIYLFQSGGPSQIELFDHKPGLEARFGQNIPDSVRMGQRLTGFTNKQKTLPVAPSKYQFKKRGDSGATVSELLPHIGSVADDLCFIKSVYTEAINHDPARTFIQTGAQLAGRPSMGTWVTYGLGSECHDLPSFMVLTSIGSCKRTPQPVSSRLWGSGFLPSEYQGVKLQSVGDPILYVSNPEGVDRGLQGRTIDGLSALNDLHSSRMGDPEIEARTKQYEMAFRMQMSVPDLTDINDEPASTFELYGDDAKQRGTFAANCLLARRMVERGVRFVQLYHNGWDHHQNIPRDLPLMCGDVDRASAALIKDLKQRGMLDETLVIWGGEFGRTVFTEGALTREKYGRDHHGRCFTMWMAGGGIKPGTTYGATDDYSYNVAENPVHVHDLQATILHLLGIDHTRLSYRYQGRDFRLTDVHGHVVKGIIS; this is encoded by the coding sequence ATGAATCAGCCAATCATCAATCAGTTTGAATCACACTTAAATGCCGTAAGCCGGCGGCACTTTCTTTCGTCAAGCGCGATGGGCATTGGAAGCGCAGCGCTCGCGGGGCTTCTCAACGAAAGTGCGTCCGCGAGCAACGTCTCGACGGGCCAATTCAGTCGCGATGAATTCGGAGGAATCAACGGTATTAGAGATATCGCCCCGAAGGCGAAGCAGGTCATCTACCTGTTTCAATCAGGGGGACCGTCTCAAATCGAGTTGTTCGATCACAAACCGGGGCTCGAAGCACGATTCGGTCAGAACATTCCCGACAGCGTCCGTATGGGTCAACGATTAACCGGCTTTACCAATAAGCAGAAGACGTTGCCGGTCGCCCCCTCGAAATACCAATTTAAGAAGCGAGGCGACAGCGGAGCGACGGTCAGTGAACTGCTTCCGCACATCGGCTCCGTCGCTGATGATCTCTGTTTTATTAAATCGGTCTATACTGAAGCGATTAATCACGACCCGGCACGAACTTTCATCCAAACGGGAGCCCAACTCGCGGGGCGGCCCAGCATGGGGACGTGGGTTACGTACGGACTCGGCAGCGAGTGCCACGACCTGCCGTCGTTCATGGTGCTTACATCGATCGGTAGTTGTAAGCGGACGCCGCAGCCGGTTTCGAGCCGCCTGTGGGGCAGCGGGTTTTTGCCTTCCGAATATCAGGGCGTCAAACTTCAGTCGGTCGGTGACCCGATCTTATATGTCTCTAATCCCGAAGGTGTCGACCGCGGGTTGCAGGGGCGAACGATCGACGGACTCTCCGCTCTCAACGATCTCCACAGCTCGCGCATGGGCGACCCGGAAATCGAGGCCCGCACGAAACAGTATGAAATGGCGTTCCGCATGCAGATGTCGGTACCGGACCTGACCGACATTAATGACGAACCGGCTTCGACATTCGAGCTCTACGGTGACGATGCTAAGCAGCGAGGCACGTTCGCCGCGAATTGCCTGCTGGCCCGCCGGATGGTCGAGCGAGGTGTGCGTTTCGTCCAGCTTTATCACAACGGCTGGGACCATCATCAAAACATTCCCCGCGACCTACCTTTAATGTGCGGTGACGTCGATCGGGCTTCGGCGGCCTTAATTAAGGACCTCAAGCAGCGTGGAATGCTTGATGAGACGTTAGTTATCTGGGGCGGTGAGTTCGGCCGCACGGTCTTTACCGAGGGGGCACTCACCCGCGAGAAATACGGTCGCGATCATCACGGTCGCTGCTTTACGATGTGGATGGCTGGTGGCGGCATCAAGCCGGGCACGACCTATGGCGCGACCGACGATTATTCTTACAACGTGGCCGAGAACCCGGTCCACGTACATGACTTGCAGGCCACGATCCTGCATCTGCTGGGCATCGATCACACGCGGCTGAGCTATCGCTACCAAGGTCGCGACTTCCGGCTGACCGATGTGCACGGGCATGTCGTGAAGGGGATTATTTCGTGA
- a CDS encoding PSD1 and planctomycete cytochrome C domain-containing protein: MLAVAGNSWADDVRFNRDIRPILSDNCFQCHGPDAAAREAELRLDIREEAVAALAPGRPEKSAVLERVTAKDEWTVMPPPETHKSVSKAEAELLRRWIADGAEYEPHWSFLKPERIDPLQFGNRNNGDNLQHPIDRFVQARLADKGLAPSPEADRPTLLRRVTLTLTGLPPTPAAVESFVNDPAPTDVAYERVVDRLLASPRYGEHMAYPWLDAARYADSDGYESDPLRNMWPWRDWVVEALNNNKPYDEFAIEQLAGDLLPEATLKQQLATGFNRNHRNNNEGGTIGEEWRIEYVADRAETTATVFLGLTWGCARCHDHKYDPISQADYYRLFAFFNNVPEIGKAFGGRNAPPMLNVSRLEDIEEFEATNEALQPLEEQLTHVNQTDEFETRLIDWFNCLDRKSFANLPDSVVRTPPEDWDKKQIASARKHFLEHVDPAGRLLAAQAIPLRKKRDRLQSTGAKVMVMAEMDKPRETHLLKRGAWDQPGQRVSAKTPDWLPPMKEQWPDNRLGLAKWIVDRDNPLTARVAVNRLWAHHFGSGLVRTMDDFGLQGATPTHPELLDWLAVEFIDTGWNTKAMHRLVVTSHTFRQTSRVTPEQLKLDPENQFLARGPRYRLPAQVIRDQALFAGGLIVEKAGGPPVKPYQPVGLWKEIVKGSPTYKRDDGDALYRRSLYTFWRRAVKPPLMVLLDANERDVCTIGQKRTNTPLQALLMLNDVTFVEAARGLGGRMLKEAGPRDTERAKFAFRAVLGRDPDQGERAILVDALQGFRDRFREEPEAAKKLIAVGESSADSTLEPTELAAQTAIARLIMNLDEAVTFE, encoded by the coding sequence ATGCTTGCAGTCGCCGGCAATTCGTGGGCCGACGACGTGCGGTTCAACCGCGACATCCGACCGATTTTGAGCGACAATTGCTTTCAGTGTCACGGCCCCGATGCCGCAGCCCGCGAAGCCGAATTGCGGCTCGACATCCGGGAAGAGGCCGTCGCCGCACTGGCTCCGGGCCGACCGGAGAAATCGGCCGTGCTGGAGCGCGTGACGGCCAAAGACGAGTGGACGGTCATGCCCCCGCCCGAGACGCACAAGAGCGTCTCCAAAGCCGAGGCGGAGCTCCTTCGCCGGTGGATCGCTGACGGTGCGGAGTACGAGCCGCACTGGTCGTTCCTCAAACCGGAGCGGATTGATCCTCTTCAATTCGGCAACCGGAATAATGGAGATAACTTACAGCATCCGATTGATCGATTCGTACAAGCACGACTGGCCGACAAAGGTCTCGCGCCGTCGCCCGAAGCCGATCGCCCCACCCTGCTGCGACGCGTCACATTGACCCTGACGGGACTCCCACCGACCCCCGCGGCGGTCGAATCATTTGTCAATGACCCGGCTCCGACCGACGTCGCGTATGAGCGGGTCGTTGATCGGCTGCTTGCTTCGCCGCGTTACGGCGAGCACATGGCCTATCCGTGGCTTGACGCCGCCCGTTATGCCGACAGCGACGGCTACGAGAGTGACCCGCTTCGTAACATGTGGCCGTGGCGCGACTGGGTTGTCGAGGCTCTTAATAACAACAAACCGTATGACGAATTCGCGATCGAACAACTTGCGGGGGACTTGCTCCCGGAGGCCACGCTTAAGCAACAGTTGGCAACCGGGTTTAATCGCAATCACCGCAACAACAACGAGGGCGGCACGATCGGCGAAGAATGGCGGATCGAATACGTCGCCGACCGAGCCGAGACGACGGCGACTGTGTTTCTCGGCCTGACTTGGGGCTGTGCTCGCTGTCACGATCACAAGTACGACCCGATCTCTCAGGCCGATTACTACCGACTGTTCGCGTTCTTCAACAACGTACCCGAAATCGGCAAGGCCTTCGGTGGACGCAATGCCCCACCCATGCTGAACGTCTCCCGTCTCGAAGACATTGAAGAATTCGAAGCGACTAACGAAGCCCTGCAGCCGCTCGAAGAACAACTCACGCACGTCAATCAGACCGACGAATTCGAAACCCGCCTGATCGACTGGTTCAACTGCCTCGACCGCAAGTCGTTCGCAAACCTTCCCGACTCCGTCGTGAGAACGCCGCCCGAAGACTGGGACAAAAAGCAGATCGCAAGTGCGCGCAAACATTTCTTGGAGCATGTCGATCCGGCCGGTCGACTGCTCGCGGCTCAAGCGATCCCGCTGCGGAAGAAACGCGATCGACTTCAATCGACCGGCGCGAAAGTCATGGTGATGGCGGAGATGGATAAGCCGCGCGAGACGCATTTATTGAAGCGGGGGGCTTGGGATCAGCCGGGGCAGCGCGTTTCTGCGAAGACACCCGATTGGCTGCCGCCGATGAAAGAGCAATGGCCCGACAACCGGCTCGGCCTCGCAAAGTGGATCGTCGATCGGGACAACCCGCTGACAGCGCGAGTCGCGGTGAACCGGCTATGGGCACATCACTTCGGATCTGGATTAGTCCGCACAATGGACGACTTTGGTCTGCAGGGAGCAACGCCCACGCATCCCGAACTGCTCGACTGGCTTGCCGTCGAGTTCATCGACACCGGCTGGAACACGAAGGCGATGCACCGATTAGTCGTCACGAGTCACACCTTCCGGCAGACATCGCGAGTCACGCCTGAGCAATTAAAGCTCGATCCCGAGAATCAGTTCCTCGCCCGTGGTCCGCGGTACCGGCTACCCGCGCAGGTGATTCGTGATCAAGCACTCTTCGCCGGAGGCTTAATCGTCGAGAAGGCCGGCGGGCCACCGGTGAAGCCGTATCAACCGGTCGGCCTTTGGAAAGAGATTGTGAAGGGCAGCCCGACTTACAAGCGCGACGACGGAGACGCCCTTTATCGGCGAAGTCTCTATACGTTCTGGCGACGTGCGGTGAAACCGCCACTCATGGTGTTGCTCGATGCCAATGAGCGGGATGTCTGCACAATCGGCCAAAAGCGGACCAATACGCCGCTGCAGGCGCTGCTGATGCTTAACGACGTCACATTCGTTGAAGCGGCCCGCGGCCTCGGTGGGCGGATGCTGAAAGAAGCCGGACCGCGCGACACCGAACGAGCGAAATTCGCCTTTCGGGCCGTCCTGGGACGCGATCCCGATCAGGGAGAACGTGCGATTCTTGTCGACGCTCTTCAGGGCTTTCGCGACCGTTTTCGCGAAGAGCCCGAGGCGGCGAAGAAATTGATTGCGGTCGGCGAATCCTCTGCCGATTCCACTTTGGAGCCGACGGAACTCGCCGCACAAACCGCAATTGCCAGGCTGATCATGAACCTTGACGAAGCGGTGACGTTTGAATGA
- the egtD gene encoding L-histidine N(alpha)-methyltransferase, with amino-acid sequence MKHVFMDADARLTLAADHDTFRDDIVAGLSRPEKSLPPKHLYDDRGSALFDQICELPEYYPTRTEKAILRRRLPELRSLVPDGSVLIEFGSGSSEKIRLLLEGIEDRLFSYVPVDISAEYLGYVNDELQRDYPQLRIDPIAADFTKPFPLPSELSGTRHRVGFFPGSTIGNFERSEAVDMLRAFTTELGTHGGLIIGVDLLKSPEIILPAYDDSQGVTAAFIGNILQRANMELDADFDVDRFEYRAEFVEEHGRIDMCMVSTANQCVSIDDTEIEFSEGESIHVSSSRKFTFDSFAKLAAEAGLRVDEIWTDPEELFSVQYLVAE; translated from the coding sequence ATGAAACACGTTTTCATGGATGCCGACGCTCGACTCACGCTCGCTGCCGATCACGATACATTTCGCGATGACATCGTCGCTGGTTTATCGCGACCGGAAAAATCGCTGCCACCGAAACATTTGTACGACGACAGAGGCTCCGCACTTTTCGATCAGATCTGCGAACTTCCCGAGTACTACCCGACGCGCACCGAGAAGGCGATTCTGCGCCGCCGGTTGCCCGAATTGCGTTCATTGGTGCCTGACGGCTCCGTGCTCATTGAATTCGGCAGCGGGAGCAGCGAGAAGATTCGTTTGCTGCTCGAAGGCATCGAAGACCGCCTCTTCAGCTACGTTCCGGTTGATATCTCCGCGGAGTATCTCGGCTACGTCAACGACGAGTTACAGCGGGATTATCCGCAACTGCGAATCGACCCCATCGCCGCCGATTTCACCAAGCCGTTCCCACTTCCGTCGGAATTGAGCGGGACAAGGCACCGCGTCGGGTTCTTCCCCGGTTCGACAATCGGGAATTTCGAGCGCAGTGAAGCGGTCGATATGCTGCGAGCCTTCACGACCGAACTCGGTACGCATGGCGGGCTGATTATCGGCGTCGATCTGCTCAAGTCTCCGGAAATCATTCTGCCTGCATACGATGACTCCCAAGGAGTCACGGCGGCCTTCATCGGCAACATTCTCCAACGAGCCAATATGGAGCTTGATGCGGATTTCGACGTCGACCGGTTTGAGTACCGCGCCGAGTTCGTCGAAGAACACGGCCGAATCGACATGTGCATGGTTTCGACAGCGAATCAATGCGTCAGCATCGACGACACCGAAATCGAATTCAGCGAAGGCGAGTCGATCCACGTTTCGAGTTCGCGAAAATTCACGTTCGACAGCTTTGCGAAATTAGCTGCCGAAGCCGGGCTGCGGGTCGACGAAATCTGGACCGATCCCGAGGAACTCTTCAGCGTGCAATACCTCGTGGCCGAGTGA
- the leuB gene encoding 3-isopropylmalate dehydrogenase, with product MEAKIVLLPGDGIGPEIVAVAEKCLGAVADQFGHQFHLQSALIGGIAIDQTGTALPDETLEVCKAADAVLLGAVGGPKWDDPTASVRPEQGLLKIRKEMGLYANLRPIRTYESLLDASPLKNEIVRGTDILFFRELTGGIYFGNSGQREENGEELVFNEMAYRPSEIERIVRLAGEAARKRREKVTSVDKANVLEVSRLWRRVAASVMKEEFSDVEYDVVLVDAMAMHLLSRPRDFDVVVTGNLFGDILTDEASMLTGSLGLLPSASIGSDGPGLYEPIHGSAPDIAGKGIANPLATLLAVAMLLRHSLALETEATAIENAVDGVLEAGHRTADLARGGPSIGTQEMGQLVIDALSR from the coding sequence GTGGAAGCGAAAATTGTATTACTGCCGGGCGACGGCATCGGTCCGGAGATCGTTGCGGTTGCGGAGAAATGTCTCGGAGCCGTGGCCGATCAATTTGGTCACCAATTCCATTTGCAGTCCGCGTTGATCGGCGGGATCGCGATTGACCAGACCGGAACGGCTTTGCCTGACGAAACGCTCGAAGTGTGCAAAGCGGCCGATGCGGTGTTGCTCGGAGCCGTCGGCGGACCGAAGTGGGATGATCCGACGGCGAGCGTTCGGCCCGAACAGGGGCTTCTGAAGATTCGAAAGGAAATGGGGTTATACGCCAATCTCCGCCCGATCCGCACCTACGAATCACTGCTGGATGCGTCGCCGCTTAAGAACGAAATCGTTCGCGGGACCGACATCTTGTTTTTTCGCGAATTGACCGGCGGCATCTATTTCGGGAATTCGGGCCAACGAGAAGAAAATGGCGAAGAGCTCGTCTTCAATGAGATGGCTTACCGCCCCAGTGAGATCGAACGCATCGTGCGGCTGGCCGGCGAAGCCGCCCGCAAGCGCCGTGAGAAAGTGACTTCAGTCGACAAAGCCAACGTATTGGAGGTGTCTCGGCTGTGGCGACGGGTCGCGGCCTCGGTCATGAAAGAAGAGTTCTCCGATGTCGAATACGACGTTGTGCTGGTCGACGCGATGGCAATGCATTTGCTCTCGCGGCCACGCGACTTCGACGTCGTCGTCACGGGCAATTTGTTCGGTGACATCCTGACCGACGAAGCGTCCATGTTGACCGGATCACTGGGATTGCTTCCCTCGGCTTCAATCGGATCTGACGGCCCGGGGCTTTACGAACCGATTCACGGATCGGCCCCGGACATTGCGGGCAAAGGCATTGCCAACCCGCTCGCGACATTGCTCGCCGTCGCCATGCTGCTGCGGCATTCGCTCGCGCTCGAAACCGAAGCCACGGCCATTGAGAACGCGGTTGATGGCGTTCTTGAGGCAGGACATCGCACGGCCGATCTGGCCCGCGGCGGACCATCGATCGGCACCCAGGAGATGGGGCAACTCGTGATTGATGCCCTGAGCCGCTGA